One part of the Streptomyces sp. AM 2-1-1 genome encodes these proteins:
- a CDS encoding MerR family transcriptional regulator — translation MEELAEEAGITVRTLRFYRERGLIPPPRREGRITWYDSHHLARLRTITGLLERGHTLNGIADLAATFDSGRDVAEVLGLGEPTEETPVRLTPEQLADYFEGEVTPENLATALDLGYLATDGDEIVHISRRLLEVSAELVREGVPLATVLSTGRRIREHAESLAEIFVRVIQVHAADSPIDKLRPLARAVVDAELSMALDRRLRESDEGGPGAGATPE, via the coding sequence ATGGAGGAGCTGGCCGAGGAGGCCGGCATCACCGTGCGGACCCTGCGCTTCTACCGCGAGCGCGGACTCATCCCGCCGCCCCGCCGCGAGGGACGCATCACCTGGTACGACAGCCACCACCTGGCACGACTGCGCACCATCACCGGCCTGTTGGAGCGCGGCCACACCCTCAACGGCATCGCCGACCTCGCCGCGACCTTCGACAGCGGACGCGATGTCGCCGAGGTCCTCGGCCTCGGCGAGCCCACCGAGGAGACCCCGGTCCGGCTGACTCCGGAACAGCTCGCCGACTATTTCGAGGGCGAAGTCACACCGGAGAACCTCGCCACCGCCCTCGACCTCGGCTACCTCGCCACCGACGGCGACGAGATCGTCCACATCAGCCGTCGCCTGTTGGAGGTATCCGCGGAACTGGTGCGCGAAGGCGTCCCGCTCGCCACCGTCCTCTCCACCGGCCGCCGCATCCGCGAGCACGCCGAGTCGCTGGCCGAGATCTTCGTCCGCGTCATCCAGGTGCACGCGGCGGACAGCCCGATCGACAAACTCCGCCCACTGGCCCGCGCCGTGGTGGACGCGGAGCTCTCGATGGCCCTGGACCGGCGGCTGCGCGAGAGCGACGAGGGCGGGCCGGGGGCGGGCGCAACCCCGGAGTAG
- a CDS encoding GNAT family N-acetyltransferase, whose translation MNIQRRSYDHPDAVKLDEQVQLEYVERYQDGGDATFLDPTMFEPPHGLYLLAYDERERPVATGGWRAMEQNEEGYSDGDAELKRMFVVPEGRGQGLARRILGLLEEDARAAGRTRMVLETGDKQPEAIGLYTSSGYTVCEKFGHYRTYENSICMAKPLQES comes from the coding sequence GTGAATATCCAGCGCCGGTCGTACGACCACCCTGACGCCGTCAAGCTCGACGAACAGGTACAGCTCGAGTACGTGGAGCGGTACCAGGACGGCGGCGACGCCACCTTCCTCGACCCGACCATGTTCGAGCCGCCCCACGGCCTGTACCTCCTCGCCTACGACGAGCGGGAGCGCCCGGTGGCGACCGGTGGCTGGCGTGCCATGGAGCAGAACGAAGAGGGCTACTCCGACGGCGACGCCGAACTCAAGCGGATGTTCGTGGTACCCGAGGGACGTGGCCAGGGACTCGCCCGCCGGATACTCGGCCTGCTGGAGGAGGACGCCCGCGCCGCCGGCCGTACGCGCATGGTCCTGGAGACCGGCGACAAGCAGCCGGAGGCCATCGGGCTGTACACGTCGAGCGGCTACACGGTCTGCGAGAAGTTCGGCCACTACCGGACGTACGAGAACAGCATCTGCATGGCCAAGCCGCTCCAGGAGTCCTGA
- a CDS encoding exodeoxyribonuclease III — MLTVTSVNVNGLRAAAKKGFVPWLAGTAADVVCLQEVRAEAAQLPEEVRDPEGWHVVHAPAAAKGRAGVSLYSRRAPERVQIGFGGFAAEGGEEFDLSGRYAEIDLPGVTVASLYLPSGEVGTERQDEKERFMAVFLPYLVGLKERAAAGGREVVVCGDWNIAHREADLKNWKSNRKNSGFLPEEREWLTRVFEEAAYVDVVRALHPDQEGPYSWWSYRGRAFDNDAGWRIDYQVATPGLAARAVKAWVERAATHPERWSDHAPVTVTYER, encoded by the coding sequence GTGCTTACCGTCACCAGTGTCAACGTGAATGGGCTCCGTGCCGCCGCGAAGAAGGGCTTCGTCCCCTGGCTCGCCGGGACGGCGGCCGACGTCGTCTGCCTCCAGGAGGTGCGGGCCGAGGCGGCCCAGCTCCCCGAGGAGGTACGCGATCCCGAGGGCTGGCACGTCGTGCACGCCCCGGCCGCCGCCAAGGGGCGCGCGGGCGTCTCCCTCTACTCGCGGCGTGCGCCGGAGCGCGTACAGATCGGCTTCGGCGGGTTCGCGGCCGAGGGCGGCGAGGAGTTCGACCTCAGCGGCCGGTACGCCGAGATCGACCTCCCGGGTGTCACCGTCGCCAGCCTGTACCTGCCCTCGGGCGAGGTCGGCACCGAGCGGCAGGACGAGAAGGAGCGCTTCATGGCGGTCTTCCTCCCGTACCTGGTGGGGCTGAAGGAGCGGGCTGCCGCCGGGGGGCGCGAGGTCGTCGTCTGCGGCGACTGGAACATCGCGCACCGGGAAGCCGACCTCAAGAACTGGAAGTCGAACCGGAAGAACTCCGGCTTCCTCCCCGAGGAGCGGGAGTGGCTGACCCGGGTCTTCGAGGAGGCCGCGTACGTGGACGTGGTGCGCGCCCTCCACCCGGACCAGGAGGGGCCGTACTCCTGGTGGTCCTACCGTGGCCGCGCCTTCGACAACGACGCGGGATGGCGGATCGACTACCAGGTGGCGACGCCCGGCCTCGCGGCCCGCGCCGTCAAGGCCTGGGTCGAGCGGGCGGCGACCCACCCCGAGCGGTGGAGCGACCACGCGCCGGTGACGGTGACGTACGAGCGGTAG